The sequence below is a genomic window from Komagataeibacter sp. FNDCR2.
TCAATGCCCTTCGAATTGCTGACGATCGTCGGCGCGGCCCTTGGAATATTCGTGATGGGCAATTCCAAGGAGGCGCTCAAGCAGGCGCCCGGCTACCTGAAGCTGACACTCCACGGCGCGCGGTATGACAAGGCGGCCTATCTTGAACTGCTGGTCACGCTTTTCCGTTTCACGCGCCTTGCGCAGGCCAAGGGCAACATGGCGCTGGAAGAGCATATCGAGAACCCGGCGGAAAGCAGCATCTTCGCCATGTCCCCCAGCGTTCGTGATGATGTGGAAGTCCGCAACATGATCTGCGACTATCTTCGTCTGGTCAGCCTCAATATGGGTGACGCCTACCAGCTGGACGAGGTGATGGCGCGTGAACTCAAGAAAAACATCACGGAAAAGCTGCATATGTCGGAATGCCTGCAAAGCATCGCGGATGCCCTGCCGGCACTGGGCATCGTGGCCGCCGTGCTGGGCGTGATCAAGACGATGGCGTCAATCAGCAAGCCCCCCGCCATTCTGGGCGCCATGATCGGTGGCGCCCTGGTGGGTACCTTCCTCGGCGTGCTTCTGTCCTATGGTGTCGTGGCCCCACTGGCGGGAAGGATGCGCGATGTGATAATGCAGGATGGGCGTTATCCGGATATCATCAGAATCGTTCTTGTGGCCCATCTGCAGGGTAATCCGCCACAGGTCAGTGCTGAAATCGGGCGCAAGGATATACCACACGCTTTCATGCCCACGTTCAGTGAACTTGATTCCATTCTTTCGGAATCATCAAACCCGCCGACAGGAACAGCCTGACCGGATGGGGATGCAGCCAGGAGCACGGAGTATCTGATGGGTATTACGGTGGCGAAAGCATCGAGCACTCCCAACCCGGCACAGGAAACATCCCTGTCGTCCCGGCTGACCACCCCGACATCGCAGAAATCGGGAACCATGACGGCTTCCTC
It includes:
- the motA gene encoding flagellar motor stator protein MotA, yielding MLFLGGLFFALLCVFGSFVASGGALAPLAKSMPFELLTIVGAALGIFVMGNSKEALKQAPGYLKLTLHGARYDKAAYLELLVTLFRFTRLAQAKGNMALEEHIENPAESSIFAMSPSVRDDVEVRNMICDYLRLVSLNMGDAYQLDEVMARELKKNITEKLHMSECLQSIADALPALGIVAAVLGVIKTMASISKPPAILGAMIGGALVGTFLGVLLSYGVVAPLAGRMRDVIMQDGRYPDIIRIVLVAHLQGNPPQVSAEIGRKDIPHAFMPTFSELDSILSESSNPPTGTA